One Stratiformator vulcanicus genomic window, TCCCGCTTTGTCGGACAGCACGAAAAACTCGGCATCGTGCAGGAATTCGCCGGCACGATCAGCGGACAGGTCGACGGCACCCCCTACGCCGGGGACTTCAAAGAAGAGCCGCACGGCGACCACGAGCATTAATCCGATACCTCGAACCGGCAAAGCGGGAGACCACGATGGCGTACTACGCATTCAAAGTGATTCTGACGGCGGCGATTGTGGTCGCCGTTTCGGAAACGTCGAAACGCAGTTCACTGCTCGGCGGTCTCCTCGCTTCGCTGCCGCTCGTGTCGTTCCTCGGCATCATCTGGCTCTACGTCGACACCGGCGACGCTGGCAAGGTGGCCGAACTCTCGAAGAGCATCTTCTGGCTCGTCCTGCCTTCGCTGCCGTTCTTCCTCCTGCTGCCCGTGCTCTTGCAGCGGGGCCTCGGTTTCACGCTGAGCCTGCTCTTTTCGACTGGAGCAATGCTCGTCCTCTACGGCCTGATGGTGCTCGTACTGAGTCGCTTCGGGGTGACTCTGTGACCGGCGAGAAAGTCCAGCGCCCTATTCATTCAAAACTTCACGACGACAGGTGGACTCTGTGCTTTCCGACCAACTTGCTCGGCTCCGCTAGGCCGCCCACTATTCGGGCTGGCCGCTGACTCTGTCCCGCGCTGTACTCAAGCTCGCAGGGAAATTTGGACTCCCCGGAACCGAATCCAACTGGTTTCAGGAATGTTGTGCCCGAGCCTATGACCGGCGATTCAATGTGCAGACGAGTGGAATCGTCTGGCAGCAAGACCTCGGTGTTTCCGAGAAGCAGGCCGAGCAGGCCGTCGAGTACAACCCGACAACGGCCTCACAGTTCGGCAGCATTCTCGAAAGCCTGCCGATCGACTACGAGCAATTCTCGTTCGTCGATCTTGGATCGGGCAAAGGGCGTGTCCTGCTGATGGCCTCGGAATTTCCGTTCAGAGAGGTCGTCGGTGTCGAGCTATCGTCACAGCTTCACGAGATCGCGGCGAACAATATCGATTAGTTCCGCAGTCGCCGACAACGAACCGTCAACATCTCCAACATTAACGGCGATGCGACGAGCTTCGAGTTCCCGGCGGGGAACTGCTTCGTCTTCATGTTCAACCCCTTCTCGGCCGAGGTCATGCAGCCGGTGGTCGCCAATCTGGAACGGTCACTGAAGAGCCATCCCCGTGAGATCATCGTACTTTACTACAATCCACGGCACGCCGAGGTTCTCGACCAGGCTGCGAGTTTCGAGCTGCACATGGAAAATGGCGACTGGAGGATGTATGGGACTTTGCCGGTGAAGAGTCAGTCATATGGAACTTCGCCGGCTGGTTCGGTGATGTCGAAGTCCGAGTAAGCATGGCGATCTGCTTATGTGGGGATGTTGACTTTCGGCAACGTATGAATCGCCGAGGAAATACAGATCGGTGCGACTCGTGCGGGGATATCTTGTAGTTCTTAAAGGGAGGTGCTCTGACTTCCTTCATCATTGGCCACAAATTAAGTTTCAGCCGAGGAGCGACATGGTCGCTGTCAATCAACTCGCAAGTCGCCTTCGGCGAAACGTGCAGCGTGAAGGAGCGGTCCGATTCGTCTCCAACCGAATCGCCGCGAAGTACAACCGGACGTTCAACGCCCGGCTCTGCGTCTGGCAGCGAAGTGCGGACATTCCCCTGCCGCAATTCCCCGACGATGTCGAGGTCCGGCGTTTTAGTGCGACTGATACGGTGCCGAAGGACCTCATCGATCGCCTGAGCGAAGCCGATCTGCCCAGCTTTGAATCCCGCATGCGTGAAGAATTCGCCGACCACGGCGTGATGTGGGTCGCCCTCTTTGGCGGTGAAGTCGCCGGTTACCAGTGGAGCCGCCGGGGCGATTACGTCCGCAACTGGCACTTCGACCTGACCGCGTCTGACACACTGGTTTTCTCGACGGTCACGTTCCCCGCATTCCGGGGCAGGTCAGTCGCTGTCGCCCTCGCCGCCAACATCTGCCGCCACGAAGTCCGTCCCGGCGGCCACGCTTATGCCGACTGCATGGTGTTCAACAAACCGGCCATCCGCTTCCTCGAAAAAACCGGCTTCAAAAAGATCGCCGAACGCAAACCGCTCCCGGACCACCCGGATTGAGCGTCAGTCGCATAGCAACGCGACCACTTCCGCTGATCCTGAAGTCGACTTGGGAACATTTTGGGAACACTGTTGTGGATTTACGGCAAATTCGAAATGCATTTGGAATACATGGTATTTGACATAACTCTCTGACTAATTTATTTTTATAATTTGTTTTGGATCGGATGCGCACGTGGCTGCAGGCAAGGGTTGTAGGTTCGATTCCTAGTGGGGGCACTCATAACCTCGTACGCCGTAATGGCTTGCGGGGTTTTTTGTTTGGGGTTGTCGATTGCTTTCGGATCGTCGACCTTTGAGGGCGAAGGTTCGTAAGGTACTGTGTGTCAACGGCTTACGGCCTGTTCGCCCACTTGGTTCGACGGTCTCCACCGCTGTTTTTGCGCCGCAACAGTCGGTTGAGTCGAGAATCCTTGGCGAATTGGCCCGGTCTGATGCAGATACCTTGATTGAAGCGAGGTTGAGTGCCTCGTGGATCGTTTTGGCATTCTCTTCGACGACCAAGCTGCAGGCGGGAGATGGACCGAGATCCGAGTGACTTTGTCGGGCTGCTGGTTCGGCATCAAAACGACCTGCTGCGGTACATCTTGCCGTTGGTCGGATCAATGGATGACGCCCAAGACGTGCTGCAGGAGACGGCGACCGCTCTTTGGAAAAAGTTCGGTGACTTCGATTCGGATCGACCCTTCCTGCCGTGGGCGAAGCGTTTCGCGCAGTACGAAGTATTGATGCACCATCGCTCCAAGCGACGATTTACGTTTCTCTCAGACGAGTTGGTTGCCGAACTCAGTGCGGCGGCGGATGCCGACGCGAATGTACTGGCCGATCATCACGCGGCGTTGCAAGTTTGTTTGGACTCATTAAGTGAGGAAGAGCGGCAGATCGTCAGAACGCGATATGCCGATTCGGACACGACCATTCAGCAATTGGCGGAGCAAACGGGGAAATCAGTCAACGTCTTATATAAATCTTTGTCGAAGATTCGGAAGCAATTGCTCGACTGCGTTGAACGGCGGCTCGCACCGCAATCTCTATCCGCGGAAAGCTGAAGAATGACCCGAACTGATCGCGAACAATTAGACGATCTGCTATCGACCTTAGTGGATGGTCGTATTGATGGAGTCGGGCAAGACCGGCTGGCCGTTCTGCTGCGCGATGCCACGGCCCGTCGACGCTATTTGGCGTTTATGAGATTGCACGCCGACCTATCGATTGACAGGCAGATTGACGCGCCAGTTATTTCGGCCGAGAGATTAAGAGATAATCGAAGACCTAACGATCGCTTCTGGTTCGCTGCCATTGTCAGCGCGTTGAGCTTGTTGGTCATCGCGGGGTGGTGGCAGGCGTTCTCAATCGATCAACCAACGATCGCATCAATCGCATCGATTTCCATCTCGGATGGTTCCGTCATCGCATCCGGATCTGATGCGTACCAATCTGACGGCGAATTAAGTGCTGGAAAACTTTCGCTGGAGACCGGCAAGGCTACCCTAAAGATGCTCAGCGGCGCCGAGGTGCGGCTTTCAGCTCCGGCATCGATCGAGTTGCTGGATGCGAAGGCGATTCGTTTAATTGCGGGGCGGATCACGGCCGACGTCCCTGATCAAGCAATCGGTTTTCGGATTCTGACTCCGACAGCGGACGTCATCGACCTCGGAACGTCATTTGGAATTGAAGTCGATGATGCCGGTGCTACGGAAGTGCATGTGTTCGACGGCGTGGTCGCGGCACGTGGTTCTGAGGAAGCCGACATCGTTCCGATCGCTGCGGGCGAGGGTGGGCGTGTTGAGCTTTCGGGCGGGGAGTTGGTCGCGGTCGCTTACGATGGAAGCCGGTTTGATAGTATTCGTCGCGCCGATTCGATTAAGCCCGTTAGCGGCAGCGACTCGGGAGAGGGCTCGGCTCCGGTCGATGGAGACGGCCCAATACCCGCCGAAGCCCGTGTGGTATTCCTAGGCGATCGCGCGACCTCCCGCGGGACTCATCTGTTGCTGATCGACCAGACACTCGCGTCTCAATTCAATGGAGATCGACCGACATTTTTTAATGAGGGTGTCACATTCCCGCTGTCGTTTGACGAAACTGATTTTCATGACCGAATCCTGGCACACCGTCCGACACACGCTGTTCTCGAATTCGCCAACGACATCGCCCGCGACGATGGGCGCCGCACGCCGACCGAATATCGCCGGGACATGCTCCGCTTGATCGAGCGTCTTAAGGCGGCGGGTATCGAACCCGT contains:
- a CDS encoding DUF3147 family protein produces the protein MAYYAFKVILTAAIVVAVSETSKRSSLLGGLLASLPLVSFLGIIWLYVDTGDAGKVAELSKSIFWLVLPSLPFFLLLPVLLQRGLGFTLSLLFSTGAMLVLYGLMVLVLSRFGVTL
- a CDS encoding class I SAM-dependent methyltransferase, which gives rise to MQTSGIVWQQDLGVSEKQAEQAVEYNPTTASQFGSILESLPIDYEQFSFVDLGSGKGRVLLMASEFPFREVVGVELSSQLHEIAANNID
- a CDS encoding GNAT family N-acetyltransferase, yielding MVAVNQLASRLRRNVQREGAVRFVSNRIAAKYNRTFNARLCVWQRSADIPLPQFPDDVEVRRFSATDTVPKDLIDRLSEADLPSFESRMREEFADHGVMWVALFGGEVAGYQWSRRGDYVRNWHFDLTASDTLVFSTVTFPAFRGRSVAVALAANICRHEVRPGGHAYADCMVFNKPAIRFLEKTGFKKIAERKPLPDHPD
- a CDS encoding sigma-70 family RNA polymerase sigma factor; this encodes MDRDPSDFVGLLVRHQNDLLRYILPLVGSMDDAQDVLQETATALWKKFGDFDSDRPFLPWAKRFAQYEVLMHHRSKRRFTFLSDELVAELSAAADADANVLADHHAALQVCLDSLSEEERQIVRTRYADSDTTIQQLAEQTGKSVNVLYKSLSKIRKQLLDCVERRLAPQSLSAES
- a CDS encoding FecR domain-containing protein → MTRTDREQLDDLLSTLVDGRIDGVGQDRLAVLLRDATARRRYLAFMRLHADLSIDRQIDAPVISAERLRDNRRPNDRFWFAAIVSALSLLVIAGWWQAFSIDQPTIASIASISISDGSVIASGSDAYQSDGELSAGKLSLETGKATLKMLSGAEVRLSAPASIELLDAKAIRLIAGRITADVPDQAIGFRILTPTADVIDLGTSFGIEVDDAGATEVHVFDGVVAARGSEEADIVPIAAGEGGRVELSGGELVAVAYDGSRFDSIRRADSIKPVSGSDSGEGSAPVDGDGPIPAEARVVFLGDRATSRGTHLLLIDQTLASQFNGDRPTFFNEGVTFPLSFDETDFHDRILAHRPTHAVLEFANDIARDDGRRTPTEYRRDMLRLIERLKAAGIEPVLTTGYPFDHDFEEPRTALNAYNSIVRQIAVEHRLRLADYYDGFVERGDPPSLVYKRFETPMFHGYHEMAECLLEAFGYPDLKVALKLHGLKTFPGVIEKWRYQSIERNLEIDEAYISSMNVDAEWDIVEIPEVDGFSRRRTEPTHSNHFQETEVGFVRSFRGARNRKYILASTINVPHSQEVTVNVGGTVRSVWLNGERIVEPPKYHRGWQPTAVRSDISLVAGRNQIVIETFDDFFFSLTKDADWGVTSLHTNEEPATFHTITP